The Acidimicrobiales bacterium region TCGTGGCGGCCCACACTCTCGCCCTGTCCCGCGCTCTGCTCGAGGCAGGTCGCCCCCACGAGGTACTCCCGCTGTCGGGCGTGACCCACATGACGCCCCAGGAGACCGTGGCGGAGAACCTGCTGCGGCTGCAGGTGGACTTCCTGCGGCGACACCTCGGCGGCTGAGTCCCGGCCCCGACGGCGCCTCGTGGGCTCAACACGACCCTGCCGGGATGGGTGCACTTCGGGCTCGGTGGCGCGTGAGGGTGAGTTTGAGTGAGTTTGGCGGAAATGGCCTCTGGCGGAATCCGCCAAACTCCGCCAAACTGTCGCAGTGCCCCTCTCCGCAACAGAACTTGACCGGGTCCTGGATCGCATTGCCGAAGGTGCTGTTCCCGCCACACTCGAGTCGAAGGAGCTCGACTTCAAGCGCCAGCCGGACAGCCGAGGCGATGCCATCAAGACGCTGGCGGACGCCGCGGCGTGCTTCGCGAACGCCGACGGTGGGACGGTCGTCATGGGGATCGCGAACTCCACGGCCGGTGTCGAGGCCTTCCGCGGGTGCGACTTGGACCCGCAGGTGTGCCAAAGAAGGATCTACGAGCTGACCGACCCGCCCCTGATGGTTGGTGCCAGGACGGTCCAGCGATCCGACGTCACGTTGCTGGTAGTCGATGTGCTGCGCAGCTTCGAGATCCACGCCGACAAGCAGGGCCGGTCCAGTCATCGGGTTGGTACCGACTGTCTCCCACTCTCGCCCCAGGAACATCGTCGGCTTCGTGAAGAACGTCTCGGGGTCGACTGGTCTGCACAGCCGTCCGAACTCCGAGTCGCCGACATCGCGCCTCGTGCACTCGAGTCGGCTCGGGAGGCGCTGCAGCGCTTCCCAGACGATCGGCGGCCGCTGGCGGCGCTCTCCGACGACGACCTCCTGAGCGCGCTCGGCGTGGTCGACTCGGATGGCCACCTCCTCCGGGCTGGTGAGGTCTTGTTCTGCGAACCGCCGGCCGACGAGTCGGTTGTCGTGTACCAGCACCGTCCGACACCTGGTGGCGAAACAGCACTGGTCGAGCGGATCAGTCTCCCCACGGTGCTCGCCTTCGAACGCACGATGGAGCTGGTGTGGGCGCGTCGCAACGTGACGCCGCTCAACCTCCCAGCCGGTCAGCAGCTCGAGATCAGCGACTTCCCCGAGGCCGCGGTCAGGGAGGCGCTGTCGAACGCCCTCTTGCATCGCGACTACCGATTGCCGGGCCCGGTCAACATCGAGCACTCGCCCACGTCATTCGTGGTCATCTCGCCGGGACCGCTCGTTGGCAGCGTGACGCCTGAGAACATCCTCACCCACGCATCGACGCCCCGGAATCCGGCGTTGGCGAAGGCCTCGCGACTGCTTCGGCTTGCGGAAGAGACGGGTCGGGGCGTCGACCGAATGGTTCGGGAGATGATTCGGATCGGGCACGACCCGCCAGTGATCGAAGAGGGGATCGACTTCGTACGAGTGGCGCTCTCCGGTGGCGCACCGCGAAGTTCCATCGTCAGGTACGTCGCGGACCTCGGCCCTGAGGAGCGCGACGACACCGACGCGATGCTGATCCTCTTCACCCTCTGCCAACAGAGAACGATCACGGCTGAGCAGATCGCGCCGGTGCTGCAGAAGGCTGAGCCGGAAGCCGAGAACATCCTTCGGCGGCTGTCCCAAGAGCGCTCAGGGATGATCGAGCCAACTCGTGAATCGGGCTCGCGCCGCAAGGGCCAGTACCGCCTCCGGGCGGATGCGCTGAAGGCGCTTGGCACCGCTGTTCGCTACCACCGGCGGACGGTCGACGAGATCGACCGCAAGGTGATTGCCCATCTGCACGAATACGGGAAGATCACCAACCGGACTCTGCAGAACCTGTTCGACATCGACGTCTATCGGGCTCGGGACATCCTTGCCGACCTCCAACAGCGTGAGATGATCGTCCGGGTGTCGGAGGCGAAGCGAGGGCCCAGCGTCGAGTACGGGCCAGGGCCGAAGCTTCCCCGAAGACGCAGGAGCCGGTCGGGCACCGACAGCTCCAAGCCGGCCAGTCCCGACGACGAGCGGCTCTTCTAGGCCGAGCTCACGCCTGCTCCGATCTGGGAAACCGACCCGATCTCGGCGTCGGATCTGGGGGATCGCCGACGATCTGTACGTCGACATCGCCTTCATGCCGCTGTGCGATGGCGCCGGCGAGCCGTCACCAAGCAGTCACCCCCGGACACCGATTTGTGAAGGTCAGACCTCAGTTTCGCGCGAAACCGCAGGTCCGCCAGACCGCTGGGACAGATCTACTGCTGCTGCTGCTGTTGCTGCTGCTGCTCGTAGCGTTCGCGGAAGCGAGCCTGGGCCGCCGTCTCCTCACGCCGACTGGCCGCCGAGTGGGCGATGAACTCCCGGGCGCTGCGACGGATCTCGACCCCGGCCGTCACATCGGAGTCCACGTCCCCGGCGTACACGCCCCGCATCGGAGGGACGTCGTCATAGTCGCGTCCGTGGCCGATCTTCACATGACGGGCGCCGACGTCGAGCCCGTTGGTCGGATCCAGAGCCAACCACCCCGAACCCGGCACGGCCGCCTCGAACCACGCATGCGTCTCGACCACCACGGTCATGTCGGTCGTGTCCTCACCGGTCGAGTCATCCGCGGTGAACAGGTAGCCCGAGACGTAGCGCGCGGGGATTCCCGCACGACGACAGGCCGCAACCGCCAGGTGGGCGTAGTCCTGACAGACGCCCTGCCCCCGTTCCAGAACCTCGTCGAGGTCGATGCCCACGTGGGTGGTACCCGATGCGTACTCGATGGCGGCGTGCGTGGAGTCCGATACCGAACGCACATGGCTGACCACGTCGCCACCACCGAGACCGTCGGCAAAATCGGCGAGCCTCGACCCGCCCTCGGTGTGGGGTGAGACGTCGAGGTAGTCGAGGTGTTCCTCGACGAAGACCTCGTCGGTCAACGCGCTCAACGGCACCGCGGGCGGGCGGTCGACCGGCCGGTCACTGGTGATGACCGTCGCTTCCGCGATGATGTCGAGGCGCTCGTGCGGTGGGCGGACACCGAACGTGTCGACCCGGGTCCCCCAGTAGTCGAAGTGGTGCGCGCTGCGTGAACCCGGCACCGATGACAGCCGGAAAGCGATCACCTGCTGATACTCGTCGTTCGCGGGACAGGCCCGCAGCTCGTTGTAGGACTCCCTCACGACGTCCGCGTAGACGAGGGTCGTGTGGAAGACGATGTCGAAACGCATGTCAGCGCCCTCCCGGGAAGACCTGCTGTGCGTGGAGCGGTTCGCCCCCGGCGAGCAGGAAGAACTCCGCGGCGATCGCCGCGGTGGCGTCACGTATCTGGTCCTCGATCTGGTCGAGGTTGGCTGGCAGGTCCCGACAGATCTCGGCCGAATCGCCCCAGGCGA contains the following coding sequences:
- a CDS encoding ATP-binding protein, with the translated sequence MPLSATELDRVLDRIAEGAVPATLESKELDFKRQPDSRGDAIKTLADAAACFANADGGTVVMGIANSTAGVEAFRGCDLDPQVCQRRIYELTDPPLMVGARTVQRSDVTLLVVDVLRSFEIHADKQGRSSHRVGTDCLPLSPQEHRRLREERLGVDWSAQPSELRVADIAPRALESAREALQRFPDDRRPLAALSDDDLLSALGVVDSDGHLLRAGEVLFCEPPADESVVVYQHRPTPGGETALVERISLPTVLAFERTMELVWARRNVTPLNLPAGQQLEISDFPEAAVREALSNALLHRDYRLPGPVNIEHSPTSFVVISPGPLVGSVTPENILTHASTPRNPALAKASRLLRLAEETGRGVDRMVREMIRIGHDPPVIEEGIDFVRVALSGGAPRSSIVRYVADLGPEERDDTDAMLILFTLCQQRTITAEQIAPVLQKAEPEAENILRRLSQERSGMIEPTRESGSRRKGQYRLRADALKALGTAVRYHRRTVDEIDRKVIAHLHEYGKITNRTLQNLFDIDVYRARDILADLQQREMIVRVSEAKRGPSVEYGPGPKLPRRRRSRSGTDSSKPASPDDERLF
- a CDS encoding transglutaminase family protein, coding for MRFDIVFHTTLVYADVVRESYNELRACPANDEYQQVIAFRLSSVPGSRSAHHFDYWGTRVDTFGVRPPHERLDIIAEATVITSDRPVDRPPAVPLSALTDEVFVEEHLDYLDVSPHTEGGSRLADFADGLGGGDVVSHVRSVSDSTHAAIEYASGTTHVGIDLDEVLERGQGVCQDYAHLAVAACRRAGIPARYVSGYLFTADDSTGEDTTDMTVVVETHAWFEAAVPGSGWLALDPTNGLDVGARHVKIGHGRDYDDVPPMRGVYAGDVDSDVTAGVEIRRSAREFIAHSAASRREETAAQARFRERYEQQQQQQQQQ